One Candidatus Paceibacterota bacterium DNA window includes the following coding sequences:
- a CDS encoding ribonucleoside triphosphate reductase codes for MDQNKITKIKKRDGTIVDFDQSKIAKAIFKALTATGQGDGDISKKVSDKVLVFLNRRFKEGDIPAVEQIQDIVEEVLILENLVDTAKAYILYREQRRQIRDAVKIVDESVEMIDKYIKELDWQIKENANMAYSLQGLNEYVKSAVTKKYWLNKVYPQEIRESYKNGEMHIHNLDSLATYCCGWDLYDLLQRGFRGVFGKVESKPPKHLRIALGQTVNFFYTLQGESAGAQAFSSFDTLLAPFIKYDNLSYQQVKQSMQEFIFNCAIPTRVGFQTPFTNVTLDIKPPVNLAKQPVIIGGMPQKETYGEFQLEMDMFNKAFYEVLMEGDAKGRPFTFPIPTISITKDFDWNNSSLIPMWEATAKYGVNYFSNFIQSDMKPEDVRAMCCRLRLDNKELLKRGGGLFGSNPLTGSIGVVTINLPQIGYLSKTKKEFFERLGKVMDLAKESLEIKRKILENFMEKGLYPYSKFYLSGVKKMRDQYYGNHFSTIGLVGMNESLLNFIGENMGSQKGRTFALEVLDFMRDRLVDYQKETDNLYNLEATPAEGVSYRLPHIDREKYPDIITAGKEEPYYTNSSQLPVDYTPDFFEALKLQDELQCKYTGGTVLHMFIGEKINDIENVKSLIKKIFKNFHLPYITLTPTFSICPTHGYLSGEHFECPQCTIKQPCEVYSRIVGYIRPVQQWHASKKEEFKERKEFSVPNLVSESKR; via the coding sequence ATGGACCAGAATAAAATTACAAAAATTAAAAAAAGGGACGGTACGATTGTTGATTTTGACCAATCCAAAATTGCCAAGGCAATTTTTAAGGCGTTAACGGCCACCGGCCAGGGCGACGGCGATATCTCAAAGAAAGTTTCTGATAAGGTGCTTGTTTTTTTGAATCGCAGATTCAAGGAAGGGGATATTCCGGCAGTTGAGCAGATCCAGGACATTGTTGAAGAGGTTTTGATTTTGGAAAATTTGGTAGACACTGCCAAAGCTTATATTCTTTATAGAGAACAGAGAAGACAAATCAGGGACGCCGTAAAGATCGTTGATGAATCTGTTGAAATGATCGATAAATACATAAAGGAGCTTGATTGGCAGATCAAGGAAAACGCCAATATGGCTTATTCTCTGCAAGGTTTGAATGAATATGTAAAATCTGCAGTGACAAAAAAATATTGGCTGAATAAAGTTTATCCGCAGGAAATCAGAGAGTCTTACAAAAACGGAGAAATGCATATTCATAATCTTGATTCTCTGGCAACTTATTGTTGCGGTTGGGATTTGTATGATTTGCTCCAAAGGGGCTTCAGAGGAGTTTTCGGAAAGGTTGAATCAAAGCCGCCCAAACACTTGAGAATTGCTTTAGGACAAACTGTAAATTTCTTTTACACTCTTCAGGGAGAATCGGCAGGCGCCCAGGCTTTTTCTTCTTTCGATACATTACTGGCTCCTTTCATTAAGTATGACAATCTGAGCTATCAACAGGTGAAGCAGTCAATGCAGGAATTTATTTTTAATTGCGCCATTCCGACAAGGGTCGGGTTCCAAACTCCTTTCACTAATGTCACTTTGGACATCAAACCGCCTGTCAATCTGGCAAAACAGCCGGTGATTATCGGAGGAATGCCTCAGAAAGAAACTTACGGAGAGTTCCAGCTGGAAATGGACATGTTCAACAAGGCTTTTTACGAAGTCTTGATGGAAGGAGATGCAAAAGGAAGACCTTTCACTTTTCCGATTCCGACAATCAGCATTACCAAGGATTTTGACTGGAACAATTCTAGTTTGATTCCGATGTGGGAGGCGACCGCAAAATACGGAGTAAATTATTTTTCAAATTTCATACAGTCAGATATGAAGCCGGAAGACGTGAGAGCTATGTGTTGCCGCCTTAGATTGGATAATAAAGAACTTTTAAAAAGGGGAGGAGGACTTTTCGGTTCAAATCCGCTTACCGGAAGCATTGGAGTGGTGACTATCAATCTTCCGCAAATCGGTTACCTTTCCAAGACAAAGAAAGAGTTTTTTGAAAGATTGGGCAAGGTGATGGATTTAGCCAAAGAAAGTCTGGAAATAAAAAGAAAAATTCTGGAAAACTTCATGGAAAAGGGATTGTATCCTTACTCGAAGTTTTATTTGTCGGGAGTAAAAAAGATGAGAGACCAGTATTACGGCAATCACTTCTCAACCATAGGTTTGGTGGGTATGAACGAATCCCTTTTGAACTTTATCGGTGAGAATATGGGCTCTCAAAAGGGCAGGACTTTCGCTCTGGAAGTTCTGGATTTTATGAGAGACAGGCTGGTGGATTATCAAAAGGAAACTGACAATCTTTACAACTTGGAAGCTACACCGGCCGAAGGAGTCAGCTACCGTTTACCTCATATAGACAGAGAGAAATATCCGGATATTATTACAGCGGGCAAGGAAGAACCATATTATACAAACAGCAGCCAGCTGCCGGTTGATTATACTCCAGATTTTTTTGAGGCTTTGAAACTTCAAGATGAACTTCAATGCAAATATACTGGAGGGACAGTACTCCATATGTTTATCGGTGAAAAAATAAACGACATTGAAAACGTTAAAAGCTTAATTAAGAAAATATTTAAGAATTTCCATTTGCCTTATATTACTCTTACTCCGACTTTTTCAATTTGTCCCACGCATGGCTATCTGTCAGGAGAACATTTTGAGTGTCCGCAATGCACAATAAAACAGCCCTGCGAAGTTTATTCAAGGATAGTCGGGTATATTCGTCCGGTTCAGCAATGGCATGCCAGTAAAAAGGAAGAATTCAAAGAAAGAAAAGAATTCAGCGTTCCTAACTTAGTCAGCGAGTCGAAGAGATAA
- a CDS encoding anaerobic ribonucleoside-triphosphate reductase activating protein, whose product MIEIGGLQKTTLIDFPGRVAATVFLLGCNFRCPFCYSAELVLPEKIKLQPRISEKDFFDFLEKRKGLLEGVVICGGEPTIHIELIDFIGKIKKLGYLIKLDTNGSNPGMIKKLIDDNLLDYIAMDIKSSFVKYDKAVGIKVNLQDIKESIGIIKNSGLDYEFRMTVVPSLHEKEDVIQIAEEIGPAKKFFLQSFLPEKTIDPDFEKIKPYSQDFLLAIKEEISGFFGVCQVRG is encoded by the coding sequence ATGATTGAGATAGGCGGACTTCAAAAAACCACTCTTATTGATTTTCCTGGTCGCGTTGCGGCCACTGTTTTTCTTTTGGGTTGCAATTTCCGCTGTCCTTTCTGTTATTCTGCAGAATTGGTTTTGCCGGAGAAAATAAAACTGCAGCCGAGAATTTCAGAAAAAGATTTTTTTGATTTTTTGGAAAAAAGAAAAGGGCTTTTGGAAGGAGTGGTAATTTGCGGGGGAGAGCCGACAATTCATATTGAGCTGATAGACTTCATCGGAAAAATTAAAAAGCTGGGCTATCTTATTAAACTTGATACTAACGGTTCTAACCCCGGAATGATAAAAAAGCTTATTGACGACAATCTGCTTGATTATATTGCCATGGATATCAAATCATCTTTCGTAAAATATGATAAAGCAGTCGGTATCAAGGTAAATTTACAGGATATTAAAGAAAGTATTGGAATAATAAAGAACTCGGGCCTTGACTATGAGTTCAGAATGACGGTTGTTCCCTCGCTCCATGAAAAAGAAGACGTGATTCAAATTGCTGAGGAGATTGGTCCGGCAAAAAAGTTCTTCTTGCAGAGTTTTCTTCCCGAAAAAACCATTGATCCTGACTTTGAAAAGATAAAACCTTATTCTCAAGACTTTCTTTTGGCGATAAAAGAGGAAATTTCTGGTTTTTTTGGAGTTTGCCAGGTAAGGGGGTAA
- a CDS encoding nucleoside triphosphate pyrophosphohydrolase family protein has translation MAKNKIKKLKEYQKLCKNTAQKFQDKEKEILTWGLGIVGEAGDAAGCIKKTFSHKNDQIAGIRENIGDTLWYAAMICNFFDWDLDEVLEENIAKLKKRYPEGFSKKHAKRQGIDWNEK, from the coding sequence ATGGCAAAAAATAAAATTAAAAAATTAAAAGAATATCAAAAGCTTTGTAAAAACACAGCTCAGAAATTTCAAGACAAAGAAAAAGAGATATTGACCTGGGGTTTGGGTATTGTCGGCGAAGCAGGGGATGCGGCAGGCTGCATTAAAAAGACTTTCTCGCATAAAAACGACCAGATTGCCGGTATCAGGGAAAACATCGGAGATACTTTGTGGTATGCAGCCATGATCTGCAATTTCTTTGATTGGGATTTGGACGAAGTTTTGGAAGAAAATATTGCCAAACTCAAGAAAAGGTATCCTGAAGGTTTTTCAAAAAAGCATGCCAAAAGACAGGGAATAGACTGGAACGAGAAGTAA
- a CDS encoding ACT domain-containing protein produces MKNKKFTLSILPEKLGICHLSKNIPIPEWAGKTFFCSITRTRTELSVVCPQMKIPAGVMFEKDWRAFRLEGDLDIGSVGVIVALSKPLAKAGISIFNVSTYETNYLLVEDKNLNKAKRILSSFCKIKK; encoded by the coding sequence ATGAAAAATAAAAAGTTTACGCTTTCCATATTGCCTGAAAAATTAGGCATTTGTCATTTGTCCAAAAACATTCCCATTCCAGAGTGGGCGGGAAAAACCTTTTTTTGTTCTATTACAAGAACGAGAACAGAGCTTTCTGTTGTTTGCCCCCAGATGAAGATTCCGGCAGGAGTTATGTTTGAGAAAGATTGGAGGGCTTTCAGACTTGAGGGAGATTTGGATATAGGTTCTGTGGGCGTTATTGTTGCTCTATCAAAACCTTTGGCAAAAGCCGGCATCAGTATTTTCAATGTTTCGACTTACGAAACCAATTATCTTTTGGTCGAAGACAAGAATCTTAATAAAGCGAAGAGAATATTAAGTTCTTTTTGCAAGATTAAAAAATAA
- a CDS encoding M48 family metallopeptidase, protein MTGFLILVIALGWLFSNILENQVILLIAVAFSLLTSISSYWYSDKIVLATAKAKLIEKKDNPELYRLVENLCIAAGLPLPKIYIIEEAQPNAFAAGRDKNHAVIAVTRGLLDKLERPELEGVIAHELSHIGNKDMLLQTVVVVMAGVIAILSSFFLRISFFGGNRNSKSSGGGILALVGIIAAVLAPIAASLIHLAISRKREFLADASGVLLTRYPEGLARALEKISRDPNPLKAAEDTTSHLYIANPFRGKETKSWFHKLFMTHPPVEERVKALRGMSI, encoded by the coding sequence ATGACAGGTTTTCTGATATTGGTTATTGCTTTAGGCTGGTTGTTCAGCAACATATTGGAGAACCAGGTAATCCTATTGATTGCCGTAGCTTTCAGCCTTCTAACCAGCATTTCCAGTTATTGGTATTCAGATAAAATAGTTTTGGCTACTGCTAAAGCAAAACTGATTGAAAAGAAGGACAATCCGGAATTGTACAGGTTGGTTGAAAATCTCTGCATTGCTGCTGGGCTTCCTTTGCCAAAGATTTATATTATTGAAGAAGCCCAGCCTAATGCTTTTGCCGCTGGCCGCGATAAAAATCATGCTGTTATTGCTGTAACTAGGGGTCTTTTAGATAAGCTTGAAAGGCCAGAATTAGAAGGAGTAATTGCTCACGAACTTTCCCATATTGGCAATAAAGACATGCTTTTACAGACAGTTGTTGTTGTTATGGCCGGGGTTATCGCTATATTGTCCAGTTTCTTTTTAAGAATAAGCTTTTTCGGGGGAAATAGGAATTCAAAGAGCTCTGGCGGAGGTATTTTGGCCTTAGTCGGAATTATTGCTGCTGTTCTTGCTCCTATTGCTGCCAGTTTGATTCATCTGGCCATCTCCAGAAAAAGGGAATTTTTAGCTGATGCTTCCGGCGTTCTTTTGACAAGATATCCTGAAGGATTAGCCAGGGCTCTAGAAAAGATTTCTAGAGACCCGAATCCTTTAAAAGCAGCTGAAGACACCACTTCCCATTTATATATTGCTAATCCTTTTCGAGGAAAAGAAACAAAATCGTGGTTCCATAAATTATTTATGACTCATCCTCCGGTGGAAGAGAGGGTCAAAGCTTTAAGGGGAATGAGTATTTAG
- a CDS encoding NUDIX domain-containing protein — protein sequence MENQKLELHRVTATAIIQKDGRYLILQRSPNKKAFPSRWSVPGGGLELSDYINTPKTNLDAWYFPLTNSLKREIKEETDLEVGELKYLLDLTFLRSDNVPVITLSYYCDWQSGEVKMNEENVDYKWVSLEEAKNYDLIGGIWEELEMVDKIIKKI from the coding sequence ATGGAAAATCAGAAATTAGAACTTCATAGGGTTACAGCTACGGCAATCATTCAAAAAGACGGTAGGTATCTTATTTTGCAGCGCAGCCCAAATAAAAAAGCTTTTCCTTCAAGATGGAGCGTTCCAGGCGGCGGTTTAGAGCTCAGCGATTACATTAATACGCCCAAAACCAATCTTGACGCCTGGTATTTTCCCTTAACCAATTCTTTGAAACGGGAGATTAAGGAAGAGACGGATTTGGAGGTTGGCGAATTGAAATATCTTTTGGATTTGACTTTTCTCCGTTCTGACAATGTCCCGGTCATTACTTTGAGTTATTACTGCGATTGGCAGTCGGGCGAAGTGAAAATGAACGAAGAAAACGTTGATTATAAATGGGTAAGTCTTGAAGAAGCTAAGAATTACGATTTGATAGGCGGGATTTGGGAAGAACTTGAAATGGTGGATAAAATTATTAAAAAAATATGA
- a CDS encoding DNA primase, with protein sequence MISSPIDEIKSRLDIIEVIGSYIKLQKAGANYRAVCPFHSEKKPSFFVSPARQIWHCFGCSVGGGIFDFVMKIEGVEFGDALRILAQRAGVELKRQTKEYKEFQTERERLYEICDLATRFFEKQLAESKTGKEAKQYLLDRGITKESLEKWRVGYAPDVWQGLADFLSSRSYSQEEIKKAGVGLSSEKGSFYDRFRGRIIFPIFDLNSQVVGFGGRVFKEKDKKEIAKYVNTPQTILYDKSRILYGLDKAKVEIRKNDFCILVEGYVDLIMVSQAGFENVVATSGTALTPLQLKTLKRYSDNLLTAFDMDIAGEAATKRGIDLAQLHGFDVKVIVLPEGLDPADLIFKDPKAWEEKVKEAKSIMDFYFESAFSKFDKDTPEGKKEISKILLPIIKRISNRIVQSHWIGELAKKLKTKEENIEEELKKIKLEEYSDYLGMEPEEIKNLPVKSRNELLEERLVILFLKFPKSIEIIKDECLEDFSPQIKEIMLKMKKGLKIDSELFNQLALKSEIEEIEEKDIESEIQYCLSETVLIKAKNELDQISQEIKRAEEEKNWERVGELTKDFNQILQQKCQNQKK encoded by the coding sequence ATGATTTCTTCGCCTATTGATGAAATCAAAAGCAGGCTCGATATAATCGAGGTAATCGGCAGCTATATCAAGCTTCAAAAAGCAGGAGCTAATTATCGGGCTGTCTGTCCTTTCCATTCTGAAAAAAAACCTTCTTTTTTTGTTTCTCCTGCGCGCCAGATATGGCATTGTTTTGGTTGTTCGGTCGGAGGCGGAATTTTCGATTTTGTAATGAAAATTGAAGGGGTTGAGTTTGGCGATGCTTTGCGCATTCTGGCTCAGAGAGCGGGCGTGGAGTTGAAAAGGCAAACTAAAGAATACAAAGAATTTCAAACAGAAAGAGAGCGTCTTTACGAAATTTGCGATTTGGCAACAAGATTCTTTGAAAAGCAACTGGCAGAAAGCAAAACAGGCAAGGAAGCCAAGCAGTACCTTTTAGATAGGGGTATTACAAAGGAAAGTTTGGAAAAGTGGAGAGTCGGTTATGCACCCGATGTCTGGCAGGGCTTAGCTGATTTTTTGAGTTCCAGGAGCTATTCTCAGGAGGAAATTAAGAAAGCTGGGGTAGGCTTGTCTTCTGAAAAAGGTTCTTTTTACGACAGGTTCAGGGGTAGGATTATATTTCCTATTTTTGATTTGAATTCTCAGGTGGTTGGGTTTGGCGGCCGGGTTTTTAAGGAAAAAGACAAAAAGGAAATAGCCAAATACGTTAATACTCCCCAGACCATTCTTTACGATAAAAGCCGTATTCTTTATGGTTTGGACAAAGCAAAAGTGGAGATAAGGAAAAATGATTTCTGTATTTTGGTGGAAGGATACGTTGATCTAATAATGGTGTCTCAGGCTGGTTTTGAGAATGTGGTTGCTACTTCTGGTACTGCTTTGACCCCTTTGCAGCTTAAAACCTTGAAGCGGTATTCTGATAATTTATTGACTGCTTTTGACATGGATATAGCAGGAGAAGCAGCCACTAAAAGAGGAATCGATTTGGCGCAGCTTCACGGTTTTGATGTTAAAGTTATTGTTTTGCCAGAGGGCTTGGATCCGGCAGACCTAATTTTTAAAGACCCGAAAGCTTGGGAAGAGAAGGTGAAGGAAGCAAAATCAATCATGGATTTCTATTTTGAAAGCGCTTTTTCAAAATTTGACAAAGATACTCCCGAAGGCAAAAAAGAAATTTCAAAAATATTGCTGCCGATCATTAAAAGAATTTCCAACAGAATAGTCCAGTCTCACTGGATTGGCGAACTGGCAAAGAAGCTTAAGACAAAAGAAGAAAATATTGAAGAAGAATTGAAAAAAATCAAACTGGAAGAGTATTCTGATTATTTGGGCATGGAGCCAGAAGAAATTAAGAATTTGCCAGTAAAATCAAGGAATGAGCTTCTGGAAGAAAGATTAGTCATTTTGTTTTTAAAATTTCCAAAAAGCATAGAAATTATCAAAGACGAATGCCTGGAAGATTTCTCTCCCCAAATTAAGGAGATTATGCTAAAGATGAAAAAGGGTTTAAAGATCGATTCGGAATTATTCAATCAGCTTGCCTTAAAGTCGGAAATAGAGGAAATCGAAGAAAAGGACATTGAATCTGAAATACAGTATTGCTTGTCTGAAACCGTCCTGATAAAAGCCAAGAACGAATTGGATCAGATATCCCAGGAAATCAAAAGGGCGGAAGAAGAAAAAAACTGGGAAAGAGTTGGGGAATTAACCAAAGATTTTAACCAAATACTTCAACAAAAATGCCAAAATCAAAAAAAGTAA
- a CDS encoding YjbQ family protein: MKSLNKTIEFQTKEELDFIDVTDKVTAFVSESKIKNGLVNIQSMHTTATVIVNENEPLLIEDFKRHLKESASKDRDYRHNDFTIRTVNMCAEECVNGHAHCRAIHLPVSAVLNLINGKLQLGQWQRIFFVELDQSRQRRFQIQIIGD, encoded by the coding sequence ATGAAGTCGTTGAACAAAACAATCGAGTTTCAGACAAAAGAGGAGCTGGATTTTATTGACGTTACAGACAAGGTGACAGCTTTTGTCAGTGAAAGCAAAATTAAAAACGGCTTGGTAAATATTCAAAGCATGCACACGACAGCGACAGTTATCGTTAACGAAAACGAACCTTTGCTTATTGAAGATTTTAAAAGGCACTTGAAAGAGTCAGCCAGCAAGGACAGAGATTATAGGCATAATGATTTTACTATTAGGACGGTCAATATGTGCGCTGAGGAGTGTGTCAACGGACACGCTCACTGTCGGGCGATTCATTTACCGGTATCAGCTGTTTTGAATCTGATAAACGGAAAACTGCAGCTGGGCCAATGGCAGAGAATTTTCTTTGTTGAACTTGACCAGTCAAGGCAAAGGAGATTCCAAATACAAATAATCGGAGATTAA
- a CDS encoding sigma-70 family RNA polymerase sigma factor: MPKSKKVKKKKRSAKKKRVPKKKRIVVKKKPKSKKIIKKKARVKLRKKAKKKKRIMIKLGRPKKVFTEEKFQQLLEKGEERGFVTYSEILYYFPAIERDIKGLERLYDDFEKAGIEVQEVKELITIGEKVKKPKASESRIDPIQMYLKEIGKLSFVTAAEEKELAKKIEKGDLEAKKKLAKANLRLVVSIAKRYVGRSPNLTLLDLIQEGNLGLFRAVEKFDWRRGYKFSTYATWWIRQAITRALADQARTIRIPVHMVETISKYTQIRRRLLQDLGREPLPEEIAAEMGIELGKVYHIMKISQDTVSLETPVGEDEEDSVLAEFIEDEKSISPSLEAGRNLLKERLKEILVDLTPREQKILAMRFGLQDGVTHTLEEVGNEFGVTRERIRQIEAKALERIREHGSLKKLKGY, translated from the coding sequence ATGCCAAAATCAAAAAAAGTAAAAAAGAAGAAAAGATCAGCCAAAAAGAAAAGAGTGCCAAAGAAGAAAAGGATTGTTGTTAAGAAAAAGCCCAAATCCAAGAAAATAATTAAAAAGAAAGCCAGAGTTAAGTTAAGGAAAAAGGCGAAGAAAAAGAAAAGAATAATGATAAAGCTGGGCAGGCCGAAAAAGGTTTTCACTGAGGAAAAATTCCAGCAGCTTCTTGAAAAGGGAGAAGAAAGGGGATTCGTCACTTATTCTGAAATCCTTTATTATTTTCCAGCAATAGAAAGGGATATAAAGGGGCTGGAAAGGCTTTACGATGATTTTGAAAAGGCTGGGATCGAAGTGCAGGAGGTCAAAGAATTGATTACAATCGGAGAAAAAGTTAAAAAACCAAAAGCAAGCGAGAGCAGGATAGACCCGATTCAAATGTATTTGAAGGAAATAGGCAAACTTTCCTTTGTTACAGCTGCCGAAGAAAAAGAACTGGCAAAAAAGATAGAGAAAGGTGATCTTGAGGCAAAGAAGAAGTTAGCCAAAGCTAATTTGAGATTGGTCGTTTCCATTGCCAAAAGATATGTTGGACGTTCTCCTAATCTGACTTTGCTTGATTTGATTCAGGAGGGGAATTTGGGGCTTTTTAGAGCAGTTGAAAAGTTTGACTGGAGAAGAGGTTATAAGTTTTCAACTTACGCTACCTGGTGGATTCGCCAGGCAATCACCAGAGCTTTGGCTGATCAGGCAAGAACCATCAGAATTCCGGTTCATATGGTGGAAACCATTTCAAAATACACCCAGATAAGAAGAAGGCTGCTGCAGGATTTGGGCAGGGAACCTTTGCCGGAAGAAATTGCAGCTGAAATGGGTATTGAGCTGGGGAAAGTTTATCATATAATGAAGATTTCCCAGGATACTGTTTCTCTTGAAACTCCTGTTGGCGAAGACGAAGAAGACTCTGTTTTGGCTGAGTTTATTGAAGACGAAAAGTCAATTTCTCCCTCTTTGGAAGCTGGTAGAAATTTATTAAAAGAAAGATTAAAAGAAATTTTAGTTGATTTAACCCCTAGAGAGCAGAAAATCCTTGCAATGAGGTTTGGATTGCAAGACGGCGTAACCCACACTTTAGAAGAGGTGGGAAACGAGTTTGGCGTGACCAGGGAGAGAATCCGCCAGATTGAAGCCAAAGCCTTGGAAAGAATCAGAGAGCATGGTTCTCTCAAAAAGCTAAAAGGTTATTGA
- a CDS encoding ferredoxin, with protein sequence MYYKVNKEKCIGCGLCVTQCPGGTEMNDEGKAEVIDNQKLAECGGESICPYGAIEKKEE encoded by the coding sequence ATGTATTACAAAGTAAACAAAGAAAAGTGCATTGGCTGCGGGCTGTGCGTTACTCAATGCCCGGGCGGGACAGAAATGAATGACGAGGGCAAAGCTGAGGTTATTGATAACCAAAAGCTGGCAGAATGCGGCGGAGAAAGCATTTGTCCTTACGGAGCCATTGAAAAAAAAGAGGAATAA
- a CDS encoding DUF2784 family protein, protein MKDFLGKIIFWIHSAIVVFWLGLLFVPTSWWPDKIIFHFYLTLVIVFNQFIWGLIIMPWTKKYRMVCFLTTIHQLLRGKSISDERNYSHSFAKEFFGKFHIHLPHKFITCFTLTIFVIVSLQYFLLVR, encoded by the coding sequence ATGAAAGATTTTTTGGGTAAAATTATTTTCTGGATTCATTCTGCTATTGTTGTTTTCTGGCTAGGTTTGTTATTTGTTCCGACAAGCTGGTGGCCGGATAAAATAATATTCCATTTTTATCTGACTCTAGTGATTGTTTTTAACCAATTCATCTGGGGTCTAATCATTATGCCCTGGACCAAGAAATACCGGATGGTTTGCTTTCTAACGACCATACACCAGCTTTTAAGGGGCAAATCCATATCAGACGAAAGAAATTATAGCCATTCTTTTGCTAAGGAATTTTTTGGCAAGTTTCACATACACTTGCCGCATAAATTTATAACCTGTTTTACCCTTACTATATTTGTTATTGTCAGTTTACAGTATTTTTTATTAGTTCGTTAA
- a CDS encoding LemA family protein encodes MDLNKILIIIGVVIVLWIVLVYNRLIAFKNRAKEAWSDIEVQLKRRYNLIPNLVETVKGYATHEREVFERVTEARTKAMGAQTLKEKGEAENALSQTLKSLFAVAENYPNLRASENFQKFQDELTDTEDKIQAARRFYNSNVRDMNIQIETFPANIIAAIFRFKKMDFFETGAAEEREPVKVKF; translated from the coding sequence ATGGATTTAAATAAAATTCTCATAATAATAGGCGTTGTTATCGTTCTTTGGATAGTCTTGGTTTATAACCGGCTGATTGCCTTTAAAAACAGAGCAAAAGAGGCCTGGTCAGATATTGAGGTTCAACTAAAGAGAAGGTACAACTTGATTCCCAATTTAGTGGAAACAGTCAAAGGCTATGCTACTCACGAAAGAGAAGTTTTTGAAAGAGTAACTGAAGCCAGGACTAAAGCAATGGGAGCCCAGACTTTAAAAGAAAAAGGGGAAGCAGAAAACGCTCTTTCTCAGACTTTAAAATCCCTTTTTGCCGTGGCTGAGAATTATCCCAATCTAAGGGCTTCAGAAAACTTCCAGAAGTTCCAAGATGAATTAACTGACACTGAAGATAAGATTCAGGCCGCCAGAAGGTTTTACAACAGCAATGTTAGAGACATGAATATCCAGATTGAAACTTTTCCGGCAAATATTATTGCAGCTATTTTCAGATTCAAGAAAATGGATTTCTTTGAAACTGGCGCAGCTGAAGAAAGAGAGCCGGTGAAAGTTAAGTTTTAA
- a CDS encoding rubrerythrin, translating into MLSQLPISLEKVKKEDLDKEILRIGMIAELDAVSLYEQLAAMTDKEDIKKILLDIAKEEKTHVGEFETLLLREDAEQLQELEEGKKEIEEKTSK; encoded by the coding sequence ATGTTATCGCAATTACCAATTTCACTTGAAAAAGTAAAAAAAGAAGATTTGGACAAGGAGATTTTAAGAATAGGCATGATTGCCGAACTTGACGCTGTTTCCCTTTACGAGCAGCTGGCGGCAATGACCGACAAAGAAGACATTAAAAAAATTCTTTTGGATATTGCCAAGGAAGAAAAAACCCATGTCGGAGAATTTGAAACATTGCTTTTGAGAGAAGATGCAGAACAGTTACAGGAATTGGAAGAGGGCAAAAAAGAAATCGAAGAAAAAACAAGCAAATAG